From Halanaeroarchaeum sulfurireducens, a single genomic window includes:
- a CDS encoding ribosome assembly factor SBDS: protein MISLDDAVTARLESHGARFEVLVDPDAALSMKRGEFDGDLEDVIAARDVFENASRGDRPAEEDLETVFGTTDPLEIIPEVVERGEIQITAEQRREMEEKKHRQLVNKIARNAVNPQMDDAPHPPDRIEAALEEAGFTIDPMKPVESQVDEALDALRPVIPIRFDEVTVAVQIPADYAGSAQAKIRTYGDLEREEWQPDGSWVGVLTFPAGLQNDFYDTVNDLTSGEAETQIIKDKDEISTR, encoded by the coding sequence ATGATTTCACTGGACGACGCGGTCACCGCGCGCCTCGAGTCACACGGCGCACGCTTCGAGGTACTGGTGGACCCGGACGCAGCACTCTCCATGAAACGGGGGGAGTTCGATGGGGATCTCGAGGACGTCATCGCGGCGCGTGACGTTTTCGAGAACGCCTCACGGGGCGACCGTCCCGCGGAGGAGGACCTCGAGACGGTCTTTGGAACGACCGATCCACTCGAGATCATCCCGGAGGTCGTCGAACGGGGCGAGATTCAGATCACCGCCGAGCAACGCCGCGAGATGGAGGAGAAAAAGCACAGACAACTCGTCAACAAGATCGCGCGCAACGCGGTCAACCCGCAGATGGACGACGCCCCACACCCACCGGACCGAATCGAGGCGGCCCTCGAGGAGGCCGGGTTCACCATCGACCCAATGAAACCGGTCGAGAGTCAGGTGGACGAGGCCCTGGACGCACTGCGGCCCGTCATCCCGATCCGGTTCGACGAGGTCACCGTTGCAGTGCAGATTCCCGCGGACTACGCGGGCAGCGCGCAAGCCAAGATCCGCACGTACGGCGACCTGGAGAGAGAGGAGTGGCAACCCGACGGATCGTGGGTCGGCGTGTTGACCTTCCCGGCGGGATTGCAAAACGACTTCTACGACACGGTCAACGATCTCACGAGCGGCGAGGCCGAAACGCAGATCATCAAGGACAAAGACGAAATTAGCACGCGGTAA
- the moaC gene encoding cyclic pyranopterin monophosphate synthase MoaC has product MSDEELTHTTEHGGAQMVDVGDKPDTARRAVAAGEIRLTDSTLAAIRDDEIGKGNVLATARVGAIQAVKHTWETVPMCHQIPITNVETDFTLAEGRVTLEVAVETTGKTGCEMEALQGVTTGLGVVWDMVKAAEKDDDGQYPDTRIGNVRVLEKEKRPLD; this is encoded by the coding sequence ATGAGCGACGAGGAGCTGACCCACACGACAGAGCACGGCGGCGCCCAGATGGTGGACGTGGGGGACAAGCCCGACACGGCACGGCGGGCCGTCGCCGCGGGGGAGATCCGTCTCACCGATTCGACCCTCGCGGCCATCCGCGACGACGAGATCGGCAAGGGCAACGTACTCGCCACCGCCCGTGTCGGCGCGATTCAGGCCGTAAAGCACACCTGGGAGACAGTTCCGATGTGCCACCAGATCCCCATCACGAACGTCGAGACCGACTTCACGCTCGCCGAGGGCCGGGTCACCCTCGAGGTCGCCGTCGAGACGACTGGGAAGACCGGCTGTGAGATGGAAGCCCTCCAGGGCGTAACGACGGGGCTCGGCGTCGTCTGGGACATGGTGAAAGCCGCGGAGAAGGACGACGACGGCCAGTACCCGGACACCCGTATCGGGAACGTCCGGGTGCTGGAGAAAGAAAAGCGACCGCTCGACTGA
- the pyrB gene encoding aspartate carbamoyltransferase, producing the protein MRHDHIITAKQLSREDIEAVLDRAAEFDADPGAALDRHPGKLLALAFYEPSTRTKMSFETAIKRLGGDVIDMGPVEYSSVKKGESLADTVRVIEGYADAIALRHPMEGSATMASQFVDVPLLNAGDGAGQHPTQTLLDLYTIREQAGLDDITIGIMGDLKYGRTVHSLAHALTNFDTRQHFISPESLKLPRNVRYDLHEEGAQVREHDSLDEILPELDVLYVTRIQRERFPDENEYQKVAGQFTIDVETLESADDDLTIMHPLPRVDEIDPAIDDLDNATYFEQAHNGVPVRMAILDMLL; encoded by the coding sequence ATGCGTCACGACCACATCATCACGGCCAAACAACTCTCGCGGGAGGACATCGAGGCCGTCCTCGACCGCGCGGCGGAGTTCGACGCCGACCCGGGTGCTGCCCTGGACCGTCACCCGGGCAAGCTCCTCGCCCTCGCGTTCTACGAGCCGAGTACGCGCACGAAGATGAGCTTCGAGACCGCGATCAAGCGCCTCGGCGGGGACGTGATCGACATGGGGCCGGTGGAGTATTCGAGTGTGAAAAAGGGGGAGTCGCTCGCAGACACGGTGCGTGTCATCGAGGGGTACGCGGATGCGATCGCGTTGCGCCACCCCATGGAGGGGTCGGCAACGATGGCCAGCCAGTTCGTCGACGTGCCCCTGCTCAACGCGGGCGACGGGGCCGGCCAGCACCCGACCCAGACGCTGCTCGATCTCTATACCATCCGCGAGCAGGCGGGCCTGGACGACATCACCATCGGCATCATGGGCGATCTGAAGTACGGGCGGACCGTCCACTCGCTCGCGCACGCCCTGACGAACTTCGACACCCGTCAGCACTTCATCAGTCCCGAGAGCCTGAAACTCCCGCGCAACGTACGGTACGACCTCCACGAGGAAGGTGCCCAGGTCCGGGAACACGATTCACTCGACGAGATTCTGCCGGAACTCGACGTCCTCTACGTGACGCGGATCCAGCGCGAGCGGTTCCCCGACGAGAACGAGTATCAGAAGGTCGCCGGGCAGTTCACCATCGACGTCGAGACGCTGGAGTCGGCCGACGACGACCTCACCATCATGCACCCGCTCCCGCGGGTGGACGAAATCGATCCTGCGATCGATGACCTCGACAACGCGACGTACTTCGAACAGGCACACAACGGCGTCCCGGTCAGGATGGCGATCCTCGACATGTTGCTATGA
- a CDS encoding RNA-binding protein, whose product MTVPFHYLDLRAFCYGTEDHDRVVSALRELVPEEIDIEQTSTEGHHGDTIRVLSARVERADEIRHVLARLRDGDVLEAIEDELDDRLDEDNSLYVHLDKQAAYRGTVRLGKGIALRGKVEAYPATREAALENLREAL is encoded by the coding sequence ATGACTGTTCCATTCCACTACCTCGACCTCAGGGCCTTTTGCTACGGCACGGAGGACCACGACCGGGTCGTGTCGGCACTGCGAGAACTGGTCCCCGAAGAGATTGACATCGAGCAGACGAGTACGGAGGGCCATCACGGGGACACGATCAGGGTGCTCTCGGCCCGCGTCGAGCGCGCCGACGAGATACGACACGTACTCGCCAGACTGCGTGACGGGGACGTCCTCGAGGCCATCGAGGACGAACTCGACGACCGCCTCGACGAGGACAACTCGCTTTACGTTCACCTGGACAAGCAGGCGGCCTATCGGGGAACGGTCCGCCTCGGGAAGGGAATCGCCCTCCGGGGCAAGGTCGAAGCCTATCCCGCCACTCGCGAGGCGGCCCTCGAGAACCTGCGCGAGGCTTTGTAG
- the psmA gene encoding archaeal proteasome endopeptidase complex subunit alpha yields MQGQQQQQAYDRGITIFSPDGRLYQVEYAREAVKRGTASIGVRARDGVALLVDKRIRSPLMEQSSVEKLHKADDHVGVASAGHVADARRLIDFARRDAQVNRLRYEEPIGVEALTKDVTDHIQQFTQIGGARPFGVALLIGGLENGEPRLYETDPSGTPYEWKAIAIGSERSDIQAYLEDHYDEDQTIDEAVALALRALASVHDEGLTPKRIAAATVDAESEQYIQLTDDEVEEYLVDADVLADEE; encoded by the coding sequence ATGCAAGGGCAACAACAACAGCAGGCCTACGACCGCGGCATCACGATCTTCTCTCCGGACGGACGGCTCTATCAGGTGGAGTATGCCCGCGAGGCCGTCAAGCGCGGGACGGCATCCATCGGGGTTCGAGCACGGGACGGGGTCGCACTTTTGGTCGACAAACGGATCCGATCCCCGCTCATGGAGCAGTCCTCCGTGGAGAAGTTGCACAAAGCGGACGACCACGTCGGTGTGGCCAGTGCGGGCCACGTCGCCGACGCCCGCCGACTCATCGACTTCGCCCGCCGGGACGCACAGGTCAACCGACTGCGCTACGAGGAACCCATCGGCGTCGAGGCACTCACGAAGGACGTCACGGACCACATCCAACAGTTCACACAGATCGGCGGCGCCCGCCCCTTCGGGGTAGCGCTGCTTATCGGCGGCCTCGAGAACGGCGAGCCGCGACTGTACGAGACTGACCCGAGTGGAACGCCCTACGAGTGGAAAGCCATCGCGATCGGCTCCGAGCGCAGTGACATCCAGGCGTACCTCGAGGATCACTACGACGAGGACCAGACCATCGACGAAGCCGTGGCCCTCGCGCTTCGAGCCCTGGCGTCCGTTCACGACGAGGGGCTCACCCCGAAGCGAATCGCGGCGGCGACCGTCGATGCCGAGTCGGAGCAGTACATCCAGCTGACCGACGACGAAGTGGAGGAGTATCTCGTCGACGCGGACGTCCTCGCCGACGAGGAGTGA
- a CDS encoding RAD55 family ATPase codes for MPERLSTGVEVLDRELSGGLPAGSVVAYQAPPASQGELMLYELTRPRPTLYLTTDRTEDAVADAFRETRAPTGSPDIRYVSGEDPLDAVRRAFRSAGEKVTVIIDPVDGLERTTRGRYETVLNELANHMDNTGGIAILHCLAGGDPPELRETTLHMADVVLDLQTDIKSGVIETRLAVTKFRGGRVPPETIKLDLSDRVRVDTSRDIA; via the coding sequence ATGCCGGAGCGGCTGTCGACCGGGGTGGAAGTCCTCGACCGCGAACTGTCCGGTGGTCTCCCGGCGGGGAGCGTCGTCGCGTATCAGGCACCTCCCGCGAGCCAGGGTGAGCTGATGCTGTACGAGTTGACCCGTCCCCGCCCGACGCTCTACCTGACGACCGACCGGACCGAAGACGCGGTCGCCGACGCCTTCAGGGAGACGCGAGCACCCACGGGAAGTCCCGACATCCGATACGTCTCCGGGGAGGATCCCCTGGACGCCGTCCGTCGGGCGTTCCGCAGCGCCGGGGAGAAGGTCACGGTCATCATCGACCCGGTCGACGGTCTCGAGCGCACGACACGTGGCCGCTACGAGACCGTGCTGAACGAACTCGCGAACCACATGGATAACACCGGAGGTATCGCCATCCTCCATTGTCTGGCAGGCGGGGATCCCCCGGAACTCCGGGAGACGACCCTTCATATGGCGGACGTCGTCCTCGATCTGCAAACAGACATCAAAAGTGGGGTCATCGAGACGCGGCTGGCCGTAACGAAGTTCCGCGGCGGTCGCGTCCCGCCAGAAACGATTAAACTGGACCTGTCCGATCGCGTCAGGGTCGATACCAGCCGCGACATCGCCTGA
- a CDS encoding FUN14 domain-containing protein → MPLDVNLSSLGLELGTGAVIGFIIGYAFKMVAKILAVIVGLELALFRFLESRGILTVQWDRLSGGLLEATDVATASQPPSWMTSIISTLSIGAGFTGGFLIGFKKG, encoded by the coding sequence ATGCCCCTCGACGTCAACCTCTCCTCGCTCGGACTCGAACTCGGAACCGGGGCGGTTATCGGGTTCATCATCGGCTATGCGTTCAAGATGGTCGCGAAGATCCTCGCCGTCATCGTGGGCCTCGAACTCGCGCTGTTCCGGTTTCTCGAATCTCGCGGCATCCTGACCGTCCAGTGGGACAGACTGTCCGGCGGCCTCCTCGAGGCCACCGACGTCGCCACGGCCAGTCAACCCCCGTCCTGGATGACGTCCATCATTTCGACGCTCTCCATCGGCGCTGGCTTCACCGGCGGCTTTTTGATCGGATTCAAGAAGGGATGA
- a CDS encoding RNase P subunit p30 family protein, which translates to MYDAVRIHANGRTTTARFVSTAAEAGFDGVVVANSHENGADVDVPHIRSEYGIDIVGGVEVATTDKGVASTAIADRRPKTAVLMVRGGTPTMNRYAVETPAVDVLRDPMAGDGDVNHVLVKAAVRNDVRIEVNLGRVLRASGGPRVQALRGLRKLRDLLEYYDAPLVVTADPKTHLQVRGPRELLAVGDRIGFDEETIRRGLTEWQRIAETNREKLSPEYVAKGVRRGRDEK; encoded by the coding sequence ATGTACGACGCTGTCCGGATCCACGCCAACGGTCGTACCACGACCGCCAGGTTCGTCTCGACGGCCGCAGAGGCCGGATTCGACGGCGTCGTCGTCGCGAACAGTCACGAAAACGGGGCAGACGTCGACGTCCCACACATTCGGTCGGAGTACGGAATCGACATCGTCGGCGGGGTGGAGGTGGCGACGACCGACAAGGGCGTCGCGAGTACCGCGATAGCGGACCGTCGGCCGAAAACGGCCGTGTTGATGGTTCGGGGCGGAACCCCGACCATGAATCGCTACGCCGTCGAAACGCCGGCAGTCGACGTTCTCCGGGACCCGATGGCCGGCGACGGTGACGTGAACCACGTCCTCGTGAAGGCGGCAGTCCGCAACGACGTCCGCATCGAGGTGAACCTCGGTCGGGTACTGCGCGCGTCTGGCGGTCCCCGCGTGCAGGCGCTGCGGGGACTCCGCAAACTTCGGGATCTGCTCGAGTACTACGATGCCCCGCTCGTGGTGACCGCCGATCCGAAGACACACCTCCAGGTTCGCGGACCGCGCGAGCTGCTGGCCGTGGGCGACCGGATCGGGTTCGACGAGGAGACGATTCGGCGGGGACTGACCGAGTGGCAACGGATCGCCGAAACCAACCGCGAGAAACTGTCACCGGAGTACGTCGCCAAGGGCGTTCGCCGGGGGAGAGACGAAAAGTGA
- a CDS encoding sensor histidine kinase: MSHDRWTDGGIYENRLEAAMLAGNVAWWEMRLPDGSVDFHDRKAEVLGYDPADFDHYEDFTELIHTEDYDRAMASMRDHLDGKADRYDVEYRIEAADGSYHWFHDVGSITDRGEEGAPRIVSGIVIDITQRKEYAAEVERHNEQLTLLNRIVRHDIRNDMTLALGLLETIEEDVPDEIRREFEQVRTAAEHVVTTTEDIQSVISVLGGEEGSLDDATVSLQTIVSREVDSARSRHGDAEIAVDSIPDVAVRGNELLSSVIANLVENAIEHSDRETPHVWIDTSVDEETVSLTVADDGPGVPDAIKEELFESGVTTDESGLGLGLYIVATLVDTFDGDVTVEDNDPRGARFSVELRRA, translated from the coding sequence GTGAGCCACGATCGCTGGACCGACGGAGGAATCTACGAGAATCGACTCGAGGCCGCGATGCTGGCAGGAAACGTCGCCTGGTGGGAGATGCGCCTCCCGGACGGGTCGGTAGACTTCCACGACCGGAAGGCCGAGGTGCTCGGCTACGATCCGGCAGACTTCGATCACTACGAGGATTTCACCGAGCTGATCCACACCGAGGACTACGACCGGGCGATGGCCTCGATGCGGGACCACCTCGACGGAAAGGCCGACCGGTACGACGTCGAGTACCGCATCGAGGCCGCCGACGGGTCGTATCACTGGTTTCACGACGTGGGTAGCATCACGGACCGGGGCGAGGAGGGTGCTCCCCGGATCGTCTCGGGGATCGTCATCGACATCACCCAGCGCAAGGAGTACGCCGCGGAGGTCGAACGGCACAACGAACAGCTCACGCTGTTGAACCGGATCGTGCGCCACGACATCAGAAACGACATGACCCTCGCCCTCGGGCTGCTCGAAACGATCGAGGAGGACGTTCCCGATGAGATACGTCGGGAGTTCGAGCAGGTTCGGACCGCTGCCGAGCACGTCGTGACGACGACAGAGGACATCCAGTCGGTCATCTCCGTGCTGGGTGGCGAGGAGGGGTCCCTCGACGACGCGACGGTCTCGCTGCAGACGATCGTCTCCCGCGAGGTCGACTCCGCGCGCAGTCGACACGGCGACGCGGAGATCGCCGTCGATTCGATTCCGGATGTGGCCGTCCGGGGCAACGAATTGCTCTCCTCGGTGATCGCCAACCTCGTCGAAAACGCCATCGAGCACAGCGATCGGGAGACGCCACACGTCTGGATCGACACGTCTGTGGACGAAGAGACGGTCTCTCTCACCGTCGCCGACGACGGTCCAGGCGTGCCCGACGCGATCAAGGAGGAGCTGTTCGAGTCGGGCGTGACGACCGACGAGTCGGGGCTCGGGCTGGGGCTCTACATCGTCGCGACACTGGTCGACACCTTCGATGGTGACGTTACCGTCGAGGACAACGACCCGCGTGGCGCGCGGTTTTCCGTCGAACTACGGCGAGCCTGA
- the pyrI gene encoding aspartate carbamoyltransferase regulatory subunit, whose product MTDIDTELRVSKIQNGTVIDHVTGGEALHVLSIIGIDGSGGETVSVGINVPSDRLGRKDIVKVEGRELSQSEVDVLSLIAPDATINIIREYEVTEKQCVERPEEVTGVLECPNPNCITNAGEPVDTRFEVLSDGVRCEYCDTIIREDLTEHIKS is encoded by the coding sequence ATGACAGACATCGACACCGAACTCCGCGTCAGCAAGATCCAGAACGGTACCGTCATCGACCACGTGACGGGGGGCGAGGCCCTCCACGTCCTCTCGATCATCGGCATCGACGGCTCGGGCGGGGAGACCGTCAGCGTGGGTATCAACGTCCCCAGCGATCGACTGGGGCGAAAGGACATCGTGAAAGTTGAGGGGCGCGAGTTGAGTCAATCAGAGGTGGACGTCCTCTCACTCATCGCACCGGACGCCACCATCAACATCATCCGCGAGTACGAGGTCACCGAGAAGCAATGCGTCGAGCGGCCAGAGGAGGTCACTGGGGTCCTCGAATGTCCCAATCCGAACTGCATCACGAACGCGGGCGAGCCGGTCGACACCCGCTTCGAGGTGCTCTCCGACGGCGTCCGCTGTGAGTACTGCGACACCATCATTCGCGAAGACCTCACCGAGCACATCAAATCCTGA
- a CDS encoding Rpp14/Pop5 family protein, with translation MKHLPKHLRQRWRYLAVELETWPDASISEVEFQRSLWFAAQNLIGDVGSAEAELRVVSFAFGDGAGSALVRTRRGAESLARAAIACVDSVYDEPIRVTVGGISGTVRAAEEKYLGGPAEATEQESVAFRNESRRAVARNGRLDVEIDGTFVGATRLDTT, from the coding sequence ATGAAACACCTCCCAAAACACCTCCGGCAGCGATGGCGGTACCTCGCCGTCGAACTCGAGACGTGGCCGGACGCGTCCATCTCCGAGGTCGAGTTCCAGCGCAGCCTCTGGTTCGCCGCCCAGAACCTGATCGGAGACGTCGGGAGCGCCGAGGCGGAGTTGCGGGTCGTCTCGTTCGCGTTCGGGGACGGCGCGGGGTCCGCCCTCGTTCGCACGCGCCGCGGGGCAGAATCCCTCGCACGCGCTGCAATCGCCTGCGTCGACAGCGTGTACGACGAGCCGATCCGGGTCACGGTGGGCGGTATCAGCGGGACGGTCCGTGCCGCGGAAGAAAAGTATTTAGGCGGCCCGGCGGAAGCGACGGAACAGGAATCGGTCGCGTTCAGGAACGAGTCCCGACGAGCCGTTGCCCGTAACGGTCGTCTCGACGTCGAGATCGACGGGACCTTCGTGGGGGCGACACGACTCGATACGACGTGA
- a CDS encoding MinD/ParA family ATP-binding protein, with protein sequence MLAIAGGKGGVGKTTTALGIAVALAARRRDPIVVDADADMPNLHLIADVDDGGIDALADGAPIEEATAVSGRFDGIRVVGSRPGAPIERALRSLVTDRPVVIDAPAGGSRDALLPLRVADHAVVVTTPDPEAVQDAKKTDRMARTVDTEVVAYVVNRSSSVTDELQTFAGEVAVIPVPATATPPFEARDAYAGVISAWVNA encoded by the coding sequence ATGCTCGCAATCGCTGGTGGCAAAGGCGGCGTCGGAAAGACGACGACCGCACTCGGGATCGCCGTAGCCCTCGCGGCCCGTCGGCGGGACCCGATCGTCGTCGACGCCGACGCCGACATGCCGAACCTCCACCTGATCGCGGACGTGGACGACGGCGGCATCGACGCTCTCGCCGATGGAGCACCGATCGAGGAGGCCACTGCCGTCTCGGGGAGATTCGACGGGATTCGCGTCGTGGGATCCCGGCCCGGCGCGCCGATCGAACGGGCGCTGCGCTCGCTCGTCACGGACCGACCCGTCGTGATCGACGCGCCAGCCGGTGGGTCACGCGATGCGCTCTTGCCGCTTCGAGTGGCCGATCACGCGGTCGTCGTGACGACCCCGGATCCCGAGGCGGTCCAGGACGCGAAGAAGACCGATCGGATGGCCCGCACCGTGGACACGGAGGTGGTCGCCTACGTCGTCAATCGCTCCTCGTCGGTGACCGACGAGCTGCAGACGTTCGCCGGAGAGGTGGCCGTGATCCCCGTGCCAGCCACGGCGACGCCGCCGTTCGAGGCGCGCGACGCCTATGCCGGCGTGATCTCGGCCTGGGTAAATGCTTAA
- the hflX gene encoding GTPase HflX — MTGVELSPDRAVVVQRVDKGTPDTAEIRDLASAAGYEVVDTCTQKRSEDPALQIGEGKVEELAAIIERTGAGTVVFDNRLGPYQTYNLGTNLPDGVEILDRFTLILEIFGQRAQTRKAQLQVELAELRYELPRAETKVSLAKRDERPGFMGLGEYDESREQDIKARISRIQEELEDIEKTEVQRREERRRSGFDLVALAGYTNAGKSTLMQALATDLEVGENEDLHPDLDPTAEKADKLFTTLGTTTRRLDLDRRRVLLTDTVGFINDLPHWLVESFKSTLSSVYHADLVLLVVDVSEPVEEIREKLVTSHDTLYERNEAPIVTVLNKVDQVDEAELADKREALAALAPDPVAISASEGTNLDVLRNRIDEALPDRERERLVLPMTDDTMSVVSWVHDNAYVDDVEYGSEEVVIDFEARPAVIEKTRSKASDLADA; from the coding sequence GTGACCGGAGTAGAGCTATCACCCGATCGGGCCGTGGTCGTACAGCGTGTCGACAAGGGAACGCCTGATACGGCGGAGATTCGCGATCTGGCCAGCGCCGCCGGGTACGAGGTCGTGGACACCTGTACACAGAAGCGATCGGAGGATCCGGCCCTCCAGATCGGCGAGGGCAAAGTCGAGGAACTCGCGGCAATCATCGAGCGCACCGGGGCGGGAACGGTCGTCTTCGACAACCGCCTGGGTCCGTATCAGACCTACAACCTCGGGACCAACCTGCCCGACGGCGTGGAGATACTCGATCGATTCACGCTCATCCTCGAGATCTTCGGCCAGCGTGCCCAGACGCGGAAAGCCCAGCTCCAGGTCGAACTGGCCGAACTCCGCTACGAACTCCCGCGCGCGGAAACGAAGGTCAGTCTGGCGAAACGCGACGAACGGCCCGGATTCATGGGGCTCGGGGAATACGACGAGAGCCGGGAACAGGACATCAAGGCCAGGATCAGTCGGATCCAGGAGGAACTCGAGGACATCGAGAAGACCGAGGTCCAACGGCGTGAGGAGCGCCGCCGGTCCGGATTCGACCTGGTGGCCCTCGCCGGCTATACCAACGCGGGGAAGTCGACGCTGATGCAGGCGCTCGCCACGGACCTCGAAGTGGGCGAGAACGAGGACCTCCACCCGGATCTCGATCCGACCGCGGAGAAGGCCGACAAGCTATTCACGACCCTCGGAACGACCACGAGGCGACTCGACCTGGACCGGCGGCGGGTGCTCCTGACGGACACCGTCGGGTTCATCAACGACCTGCCGCACTGGCTGGTCGAGTCGTTCAAATCGACACTCTCCTCGGTCTATCACGCAGATCTAGTGTTGCTGGTCGTGGACGTGTCCGAACCCGTCGAGGAGATCCGAGAAAAGCTGGTGACGAGCCACGACACCCTCTACGAACGCAACGAGGCGCCCATCGTGACCGTCCTGAACAAGGTCGATCAGGTCGACGAAGCCGAACTGGCGGACAAACGGGAAGCACTGGCCGCCCTCGCCCCCGATCCCGTGGCGATCAGCGCGAGCGAGGGGACGAACCTCGACGTCCTCCGGAATCGCATCGACGAGGCGCTCCCGGACCGCGAACGCGAACGGCTCGTCTTGCCGATGACCGACGACACCATGAGCGTCGTCTCCTGGGTGCACGATAACGCCTACGTCGATGACGTGGAGTACGGCTCCGAGGAGGTCGTCATCGACTTCGAAGCACGCCCGGCCGTCATCGAGAAGACCCGGTCGAAAGCCAGCGACCTCGCCGACGCCTGA